The DNA segment GGTCCAGGGGCCCGGTGCGCACCAGGCGCACGGGTTCCCAGCCGGTGCGCCGGGAGCGGGCCACCGTCTCCCGGATCGCCACCCGGGGGCCGCCCGGACGCCGCGCGTACCGGCGGGAGCGGCGCGTCGGCCACTGCCGCAGCCCCGTCTCCAGCCACTGCCCGAGCAGCGCCGCCTCCCGCTCGCCCAGCCGCTCGAACGGCGTGTCCACGGCAGCGGCCAGCCCGGTCGGCAGCCGCTGCGGCACGGTCAGTACGTGCTCCTCGCCCGGCTCGGCCGCCCCCACCACCGGCGGCAGCGTCACCCACGGCAGCCCCGCGTCCTCCACCGGGTCGCCGGACGCGCCCGCGGGCAGCGGGGCGCGTACGTCGTCCCCGGCCGGCGGCACGGCGCCCCGGCCGGTGCGGCGGGCCTGCGGGTCCAGGGACAGCACGGCGTCCCCGAACACCGCGTCGAAGACCTCGTCGAAGGGGGCGAGGTACGGCTGGTCGCGGACCAGGGTGACCCGGGCCGTCCAGTACAGGGCGGACCGCGTCGCGGGCCATGCGGCGGCCAGCGCGCGCACGAAGTCCCGGGCCGCGGTCAGGCCCACGGGCACGCCTCGGCTCCGCAGCCGGTCGGCGAGCGCCACGGCGAACGCGGCCCGGTCGACGGCGGGCAGGAACGGCTCGGCCGGCGTCATCGCACGCGCTCCGGTGTCACCGCCCCGCCGGGCTCAGTGCACCGCCCAGTAGATCACCACACCGACGACGACCGCGCCGACGGCCACCGGCACGAGCCGCTTGTACACCGACTTCCCGGCGTACTGCATCAGGTCCAGGGGCTCGTTCTCCGCTACGGGCGGCCGCGGTCGGGTGGCCGTGCGGGGCGCGGCGGCGGACGCGGGCCGAGAGGGCGGTGAGGGCCGTACGGCGGGAGCGTCGGCGTCGGCCGGCCCGCCGGCGGTCCGCTCGGCGGCCGGACCCTCGGCAGCCGCCGGCTCGGCGTTGGTGGCGGACGAGGTCGCGGACGCGGCGGTCGGGGCCGTGGTCCCCGCAGAGCCCCCCGGTGCCTCCGGTGCCTCCGATGTCGCCGGTGTCTTCGCTGTCTCCGGTGCCCCCGCTGCCGTCGGTTCCGGCTTGTGCAGCAGTTGCTCCTCCACGTTCGCCACGAACTGCGCGAACAGCTTCTCGGAGATCTCTTTGATCATGCCGCTGCCGAACTGGGCCAGTTTCCCGCTGATGTTGAGGTCGGTGCTGACGCTCACGGCGGTGCCCGTGCCGTCGGGCCGCAGCCGGGCGTGCACGGTCGCGGAGGCGTTGCCCTGGCCCCGGGTGTCCTTGCCGGCGGCGCTGATGACCGCGCTGTGGCTCGCCTCGTCCTGTTCGGTGAAGCGGGCGGTGCCCTGGAACTGGCTGATCACCGGCCCCACTTTGACCTTCACCTTCCCACGGTAGACATCGCCGTCGACCCCGGTGAGCTGGGCGCCGGGCATGCAGGGGGCGAGGCTCTCCAGATCGGTGAGCGCCTGCCAGGCCCGCTCCAGGGGCGCGTCCACCCGGAACTCGTTGTCGATCTTCATGGCTTACGGTCTCCTCGCTTCTTCGGGGTAGCCGAGCTCGCCGAGCGCCCCGGTGATGGCGGTGCGGTCGTCGGGGCTCTTGGCGACCGCGCTGAGGGTGCTGATCACATCGCGGCGGGCCAGCCGGGACACGCGCAGCGCGGCGAGCGCGGAGACCCAGTCGATCGTCTCCGCCATGCCCGGCGCCTTGTCCAGGTCCAGTGCGCGGACCCGGCCGATGAACGCGGTGGCGGACGCGATCAGCGGTTCGTTCGCGGCGGGCACCGAGCGGCGCAGGATCTCCGCCGCGCGCTCGGGGCCGGGATAGTCGATCCAGT comes from the Streptomyces sp. SUK 48 genome and includes:
- a CDS encoding SRPBCC family protein; its protein translation is MKIDNEFRVDAPLERAWQALTDLESLAPCMPGAQLTGVDGDVYRGKVKVKVGPVISQFQGTARFTEQDEASHSAVISAAGKDTRGQGNASATVHARLRPDGTGTAVSVSTDLNISGKLAQFGSGMIKEISEKLFAQFVANVEEQLLHKPEPTAAGAPETAKTPATSEAPEAPGGSAGTTAPTAASATSSATNAEPAAAEGPAAERTAGGPADADAPAVRPSPPSRPASAAAPRTATRPRPPVAENEPLDLMQYAGKSVYKRLVPVAVGAVVVGVVIYWAVH
- a CDS encoding VWA domain-containing protein gives rise to the protein MTPAEPFLPAVDRAAFAVALADRLRSRGVPVGLTAARDFVRALAAAWPATRSALYWTARVTLVRDQPYLAPFDEVFDAVFGDAVLSLDPQARRTGRGAVPPAGDDVRAPLPAGASGDPVEDAGLPWVTLPPVVGAAEPGEEHVLTVPQRLPTGLAAAVDTPFERLGEREAALLGQWLETGLRQWPTRRSRRYARRPGGPRVAIRETVARSRRTGWEPVRLVRTGPLDRPRRVVVLCDVSRSMQAQAVAYLHLMRALALTTRAEVFAFATSLTRLTRVLAHRSAETAFEEASQRVADRFGGTRIAHCLETLLASHHGGALRGAVVLIASDGWDGDPPERLAAAMARLRRRAHTVVWLNPRAGAPGYAPRTTTMTAALPYIDLLLPADTFADLLRVAPEVARLSGRGGSRRS